One Microbacterium trichothecenolyticum DNA window includes the following coding sequences:
- the betA gene encoding choline dehydrogenase, with the protein MTTRRENSTTYDYIVVGGGSAGSVLARRLSDDPQSRVLVLEAGRSDYPWDLFIQMPAALTFPSGHALYDWKYESEPEPHMHGRRVAHARGKVLGGSSSINGMIFQRGNPLDYERWGEQPGLETWNWAHCLPYFKRMENALAAAAGDPHRGHDGPLELEKGPATNPLFQAFFDAAEQAGYPRTDDVNGFRQEGFGPFDRNVRHGRRLSASRAYVRPVWRRRKNLTVKTRALATRILFEGTRAVGVEYRRNGRTHTVRGNEIVLAGGSINTPQLLQLSGVGPADLLESLGIPVIVDLPGVGENLQDHLEVYIQHEATQPVSMQPYLRPLSMPLTGLKWLLGRKGPAATNHFEGGGFVRSNDEVRWPNLMFHFLPVAVRYDGQIADVKHGFQVHVGPMYADTIGRLRIRSTDPTEHPELVFNYLSTENDRREWVEAVRVARDILSQPALAPFNGGEIAPGAEVSTDEEILEWVGREAETALHPCGTAKMGPADDPMAVTDPLTMGVHGTTGLRIVDASVMPFVTNANIYAPVMMIAEKAADLIRGVKPLAAEELPYYVADGPAKVGVTA; encoded by the coding sequence ATGACCACTCGTCGCGAGAACTCCACGACCTACGACTACATCGTCGTCGGCGGCGGAAGCGCCGGAAGCGTGCTCGCCCGCCGCCTGTCCGACGACCCGCAGTCGCGGGTGCTCGTGCTCGAGGCGGGACGCAGCGACTACCCGTGGGACCTCTTCATCCAGATGCCCGCCGCCCTCACCTTCCCGAGCGGCCACGCCCTCTACGACTGGAAGTACGAGTCCGAGCCCGAGCCCCACATGCACGGGCGCCGCGTTGCCCACGCGCGCGGCAAGGTGCTCGGCGGTTCCTCGTCGATCAACGGCATGATCTTCCAGCGCGGCAACCCGCTCGACTACGAGCGCTGGGGCGAGCAGCCGGGCCTCGAGACGTGGAACTGGGCGCACTGCCTCCCCTACTTCAAGCGCATGGAGAACGCCTTGGCTGCCGCCGCCGGCGACCCCCACCGCGGTCACGACGGTCCCCTCGAACTCGAGAAGGGCCCCGCCACCAACCCCCTCTTCCAGGCGTTCTTCGACGCCGCGGAGCAGGCGGGCTACCCCCGCACCGACGACGTCAACGGCTTCCGGCAGGAGGGCTTCGGGCCCTTCGACCGCAACGTGCGCCACGGCCGCCGGCTCTCGGCATCCCGTGCGTACGTCCGCCCCGTGTGGCGGCGCCGCAAGAACCTCACCGTGAAGACCCGGGCGCTGGCCACCCGCATCCTATTCGAAGGAACGCGCGCCGTCGGCGTGGAGTACCGCCGCAACGGGCGCACGCACACCGTACGCGGCAACGAGATCGTGCTCGCCGGCGGCTCGATCAACACCCCGCAGCTGCTGCAGCTCTCGGGCGTCGGCCCGGCAGACCTGCTCGAGTCGCTCGGCATCCCGGTCATCGTCGATCTGCCGGGCGTCGGCGAGAACCTGCAGGACCACCTCGAGGTCTACATCCAGCACGAGGCCACGCAGCCGGTGTCGATGCAGCCCTACCTGCGGCCGCTCAGCATGCCGCTGACGGGACTGAAATGGCTGCTCGGGCGCAAGGGCCCCGCGGCGACCAACCACTTCGAGGGCGGCGGGTTCGTGCGCTCGAACGACGAGGTGCGCTGGCCGAACCTGATGTTCCACTTCCTGCCGGTGGCGGTGCGCTACGACGGGCAGATCGCCGACGTGAAGCACGGCTTCCAGGTGCACGTCGGACCCATGTACGCCGACACGATCGGGCGCCTGCGCATCCGCTCCACCGACCCGACCGAGCACCCCGAGCTCGTCTTCAACTACCTCAGCACCGAGAACGACCGCCGCGAGTGGGTCGAGGCCGTGCGCGTGGCCCGCGACATCCTGTCGCAGCCGGCGCTCGCCCCTTTCAACGGCGGCGAGATCGCCCCCGGTGCCGAGGTGAGCACCGACGAGGAGATCCTCGAGTGGGTCGGCCGCGAGGCCGAGACGGCGCTGCACCCCTGTGGCACGGCCAAGATGGGGCCCGCCGACGACCCGATGGCCGTCACCGACCCCCTCACCATGGGCGTGCACGGTACGACGGGGCTTCGGATCGTGGATGCCTCGGTCATGCCGTTCGTGACGAACGCCAACATCTATGCGCCCGTCATGATGATCGCCGAGAAGGCGGCCGACCTCATCCGCGGCGTGAAGCCGCTGGCCGCCGAGGAGCTGCCCTACTACGTGGCAGACGGCCCGGCGAAGGTGGGCGTGACCGCATGA
- a CDS encoding aldehyde dehydrogenase family protein, translating into MTSSLYIGGAWREPHSPATREIRCPADGTLVATVTECDAQDAADAVAAASSAWRSGAWSETPERERGRLLERVADLIERDAEIYAEAEARDTGKRIVEARYDMADIVACFRYYASQAGAHPGRLVDTGSESTRSRIEYAPVGVCSLITPWNYPLLQAAWKVAPALLAGNTFVLKPSELTPSTAMLLMDTLTEAGLPAGVANLVTGTGADVGEVLTTHADVDLVSFTGGLATGRRVMAAAAQSIKRVALELGGKNPNIVFADADFDTAVDFALTAIFLHSGQVCSAGARLVVEESLHDAFVDALVERAQHIRLGGPFDADAETGPLISAAHRDKVDAYVQAGVAEGAVLRCGGHAPTDDALADGFYYLPTVLDRCDGSMSVVREESFGPVLTVETFRDEAEAVRIANDTPYGLAGAVWTQDAGRAQRVASSLRHGTVWINDYHPYLPQAEWGGFGQSGNGRELGLAGLDEYRETRHVYQNLDPKPQHWFAPAKP; encoded by the coding sequence ATGACCTCCTCGTTGTACATCGGCGGAGCCTGGCGCGAGCCGCACTCCCCCGCTACCCGCGAGATCCGCTGCCCCGCCGACGGCACGCTCGTCGCCACCGTGACCGAGTGCGATGCGCAGGATGCCGCCGACGCGGTCGCCGCGGCATCCTCGGCCTGGCGATCAGGCGCGTGGAGCGAAACCCCCGAGCGCGAGCGCGGGCGGCTGCTCGAACGCGTCGCCGACCTCATCGAACGCGACGCGGAGATCTACGCCGAGGCCGAGGCCCGGGACACCGGCAAGCGCATCGTCGAGGCGCGCTACGACATGGCCGACATCGTGGCGTGCTTCCGCTACTACGCGAGCCAGGCCGGCGCGCACCCGGGGCGACTCGTCGACACCGGGAGCGAATCGACCCGCAGCCGTATCGAGTACGCCCCCGTCGGGGTCTGCAGCCTCATCACCCCGTGGAACTACCCGCTTCTGCAGGCCGCGTGGAAGGTCGCCCCGGCGCTGCTGGCGGGCAACACGTTCGTCCTCAAGCCCAGCGAGTTGACCCCCTCGACCGCGATGCTCCTGATGGACACGCTCACCGAGGCGGGGCTACCGGCGGGCGTGGCGAATCTCGTCACGGGCACGGGCGCCGACGTCGGCGAGGTGCTCACCACCCACGCCGACGTCGACCTCGTGTCTTTCACCGGAGGCCTCGCGACGGGCCGGCGCGTCATGGCCGCCGCCGCCCAGAGCATCAAGCGCGTCGCGCTCGAGCTCGGCGGCAAGAACCCCAACATCGTCTTCGCCGACGCGGATTTCGACACCGCGGTCGACTTCGCGCTCACCGCGATCTTCCTGCACAGCGGCCAGGTGTGCTCGGCCGGAGCCCGGCTCGTGGTCGAGGAGTCGCTCCACGACGCCTTCGTCGACGCCCTCGTCGAGCGCGCGCAGCACATCCGCCTCGGCGGCCCCTTCGACGCGGATGCCGAGACGGGCCCGCTCATCTCGGCCGCCCACCGCGACAAGGTCGACGCCTACGTGCAGGCCGGTGTCGCCGAGGGCGCGGTCCTGCGCTGCGGCGGCCACGCGCCGACCGACGACGCCCTCGCCGACGGCTTCTACTACCTGCCCACGGTCCTCGACCGCTGCGACGGCTCGATGAGCGTCGTGCGCGAGGAGAGCTTCGGTCCCGTCCTGACCGTCGAGACCTTCCGCGACGAGGCCGAGGCCGTGCGCATCGCCAACGACACCCCGTACGGACTCGCCGGCGCGGTGTGGACCCAGGATGCCGGCCGCGCCCAGCGCGTGGCGAGCAGCCTGCGCCACGGCACGGTGTGGATCAACGACTACCACCCCTACCTGCCGCAGGCGGAGTGGGGCGGATTCGGCCAGTCGGGTAACGGCCGCGAGCTCGGCCTGGCCGGCTTGGACGAGTACCGCGAGACCCGGCACGTGTACCAGAACCTCGACCCGAAACCCCAGCACTGGTTCGCCCCGGCGAAGCCCTGA
- a CDS encoding ABC transporter substrate-binding protein: MHHAATRTLSTLAVLSVSALALAGCGSSLNDTSSDAGGAAACGTTNLAMNNWVGYTADAAVYTYLAENELGCTVAQKPISEEVAWQGFGTGEVDAIIENWGHASLKEKYIDGDKTAVDLGPTGNEGVIGWFIPQWMTEAYPDLKTWEDLNKYADLFKTSESDGKGQLLDGDPSYVTNDEALVTNLGLNYKVVYAGSEAALIEAFRSAEANHTPLLAYFYEPHWFFSEQKLGHITLPEYTDGCDADPAKVACDYPPYVLDKIVSSAWAAKDTPAVKLMQNFSWTNDDQNTVAAYIAKDNMSPEDAAKKWVDDNPDKVATLLQGIK; encoded by the coding sequence ATGCACCACGCCGCCACACGCACCCTGTCCACCCTCGCCGTCCTCTCCGTCAGCGCCCTCGCTCTCGCGGGCTGCGGATCGTCGTTGAACGACACCTCGTCCGACGCGGGTGGCGCCGCCGCCTGCGGCACCACCAACCTGGCCATGAACAACTGGGTCGGTTACACCGCGGATGCCGCCGTGTACACGTACCTCGCCGAGAACGAACTGGGCTGCACCGTCGCGCAGAAGCCCATCTCGGAGGAGGTCGCCTGGCAGGGCTTCGGCACGGGAGAGGTCGACGCGATCATCGAGAACTGGGGACACGCGTCGCTGAAGGAGAAGTACATCGACGGCGACAAGACCGCCGTCGACCTCGGCCCCACCGGCAACGAGGGCGTCATCGGCTGGTTCATCCCGCAGTGGATGACCGAGGCCTACCCCGACCTGAAGACGTGGGAAGACCTCAACAAGTACGCGGACCTGTTCAAGACGAGCGAGTCCGACGGCAAGGGGCAGCTGCTCGACGGCGACCCCAGCTACGTCACGAACGACGAGGCGCTCGTGACCAACCTCGGCCTGAACTACAAGGTCGTCTACGCCGGCTCCGAGGCGGCGCTGATCGAGGCGTTCCGCTCGGCGGAGGCCAACCACACGCCGCTGCTGGCCTACTTCTACGAGCCGCACTGGTTCTTCTCGGAGCAGAAGCTCGGCCACATCACCCTGCCCGAATACACCGACGGCTGCGACGCCGACCCGGCGAAGGTCGCCTGCGACTATCCGCCGTACGTCCTGGACAAGATCGTCTCGTCGGCGTGGGCCGCCAAGGACACCCCCGCGGTGAAGCTGATGCAGAACTTCTCGTGGACCAACGACGACCAGAACACCGTCGCGGCCTACATCGCGAAGGACAACATGTCGCCCGAGGACGCGGCCAAGAAGTGGGTGGACGACAACCCCGACAAGGTCGCCACGCTGCTCCAGGGCATCAAGTAA
- the yiaA gene encoding inner membrane protein YiaA has product MAESRNQPVLGRPTGAFVGASWVALGLGASVYVVGLYNARMLLSEKGFFLAVFLLGLFAALSVQKAVRDRAEDVPVTGAYLGVAWAMLLAALTLMTVGLWNAELLLSEKGFYGIGFAMSLFAVVAVQKNVRDLAAFRRAHPDATPANRPVFPSAA; this is encoded by the coding sequence ATGGCGGAATCACGAAACCAGCCGGTGCTTGGACGACCGACCGGCGCGTTCGTCGGGGCGTCGTGGGTGGCGCTCGGGCTCGGAGCGTCGGTGTACGTCGTGGGCCTCTACAACGCACGGATGCTGCTGTCGGAGAAGGGGTTCTTCCTCGCCGTGTTCCTGCTCGGCCTCTTCGCGGCGCTCTCGGTGCAGAAGGCCGTTCGTGACCGTGCCGAAGATGTGCCGGTCACGGGCGCCTACCTCGGCGTGGCGTGGGCCATGCTGCTCGCGGCTCTCACCCTGATGACCGTCGGGCTGTGGAATGCCGAGCTGCTGCTGTCGGAGAAGGGGTTCTACGGCATCGGTTTCGCGATGAGCCTGTTCGCCGTGGTGGCGGTGCAGAAGAACGTGCGCGATCTCGCCGCGTTCCGTCGTGCGCATCCTGACGCCACACCCGCGAATCGCCCGGTGTTCCCGTCGGCGGCCTGA
- the glyA gene encoding serine hydroxymethyltransferase has protein sequence MTVLSPTTAASLLTAPLAEIDPAVAAALDAERDRQRDTLEMIASENFAPLSVMQAQGSVATNKYAEGYPGRRYYGGCEHVDVIERLAIERVCGLFGAAYANVQPHSGAQANAAVLFGLLQHGDTILGLDLAHGGHLTHGMRLSYSGKAFDAVAYHVDATGAVDMDEVAALARERRPKLIIAGWSAYPRQLDFAAFRAIADEIGAYLWVDMAHFAGLVAAGVHPNPVPHAHVVTSTTHKTLGGPRGGIVLTNDADIAKKIDRAVFPGLQGGPLEHVIAAKAVSFLIAAGDEFADRQRRTLRGAHIIAERLTQPDVVAEGVRVLTGGTDVHLLLVDLVESPLDGKQAEDRLHEVGITVNRNSVPNDPRPPMVTSGLRIGTPALATRGFDDEDFAAVADVIAEALRAEISPERIAELRGRVAALASAHPLYEGAV, from the coding sequence ATGACCGTTCTGTCCCCGACCACCGCCGCCAGCCTCCTCACCGCTCCGCTCGCCGAGATCGACCCGGCCGTCGCCGCGGCCCTCGACGCCGAGCGCGACCGCCAGCGCGACACCCTCGAGATGATCGCCTCCGAGAACTTCGCCCCGCTCTCCGTCATGCAGGCGCAGGGGTCGGTGGCCACCAACAAGTACGCCGAGGGCTACCCCGGCCGCCGCTACTACGGCGGATGCGAGCACGTCGACGTGATCGAGCGCTTGGCGATCGAGCGCGTGTGCGGTCTGTTCGGTGCCGCGTACGCGAACGTGCAGCCCCACTCCGGCGCTCAGGCCAACGCCGCGGTGCTGTTCGGCCTGCTGCAGCACGGCGACACCATCCTCGGCCTCGACCTCGCCCACGGCGGCCACCTCACGCACGGAATGCGCCTCAGCTACAGCGGCAAAGCCTTTGATGCGGTCGCGTACCACGTGGATGCCACGGGCGCGGTCGACATGGACGAGGTCGCCGCCCTCGCCCGCGAGCGCCGGCCGAAGCTCATCATCGCCGGCTGGTCGGCCTACCCCCGCCAGCTCGACTTCGCCGCCTTCCGGGCCATCGCCGACGAGATCGGCGCGTACCTGTGGGTCGACATGGCGCACTTCGCCGGTCTCGTGGCCGCGGGCGTGCACCCCAACCCCGTGCCGCACGCGCACGTGGTCACCTCCACCACACACAAGACCCTCGGCGGCCCGCGCGGCGGCATCGTGCTGACGAACGATGCCGACATCGCCAAGAAGATCGACCGTGCCGTCTTCCCCGGTCTGCAGGGTGGCCCGCTCGAGCACGTCATCGCGGCCAAGGCCGTGTCGTTCCTCATCGCCGCGGGTGACGAGTTCGCCGACCGCCAGCGCCGCACCCTCCGTGGGGCTCACATCATCGCCGAGCGCCTCACGCAGCCCGACGTCGTGGCCGAGGGCGTGCGCGTGCTCACCGGTGGCACCGACGTGCACCTGCTGCTGGTCGACCTGGTCGAATCGCCCCTCGACGGCAAGCAGGCCGAGGACCGCCTGCATGAGGTGGGCATCACCGTCAACCGCAACTCGGTCCCCAACGACCCGCGCCCGCCGATGGTCACCTCGGGGCTGCGGATCGGGACGCCCGCTTTGGCCACGCGCGGCTTCGACGACGAGGACTTCGCCGCCGTCGCCGACGTCATCGCCGAGGCCCTGCGGGCAGAGATCTCGCCCGAGCGAATCGCCGAGCTTCGCGGTCGCGTGGCCGCCCTGGCATCCGCTCACCCGCTCTACGAGGGCGCCGTCTGA
- a CDS encoding ABC transporter permease subunit, with protein MSAPVAPTTVEITKIEAGALQAAPRPRRISARAAILIGVGVLWLLAFALAHGQGTDTLPMAALNDVHGFFDAVKNWVADNRSSNVVLLALDGVRVVVNAVVQALLALLAATPYGLGYPEIGWLGSVLLFGWIAWVFGNVRVALLTVGFLVVIGVQGLYLEAMQTLAITLAAVFFSLLIGIPVGIWTGRSRRVERVLTPVLDFMQTMPTFVYLAPLALIFLIGPAAAVIATLIYAAPPVIRLTAHGVRDIPESIDESVASLGATPRQRLRTVVLPLARTSIVLGINQTTMAALSMVTIAALIAAPGLGQVVVQALQSLNVGRAFNAGLAVVLLAIVLDRVTTAIGRRADPAVVAARRTAAVWPRRIAYAVGAVIVIVGIVLSRSQLWAAVFPRQIEFGDVIESAVNAASAWVNATIGGATSALQEVVTTALINPLQALLEQSPIVVVMAAFTVIAFTAGRWALAGGTLAGMLVVWLLGVWGPSMVTLASTLVATALTVAIALVVGVWMGRVARVDAAIRPILDAAQTMPAFVYLVPFLGLFGPNRFTAIVAAVIYAAPIAIKIIADAIRQLPDTLGEVALSTGSSPWQDVTKVQLPMIRHAITLAVNQALIYVLAMVVIGGLVGGGGLGYLVVAGFVQVELFGKGLAAGLAIVIWGMLLDRTTQAFAHRAPRASTAPAAPARRLRRSTLTRTPRTATA; from the coding sequence ATGAGCGCCCCCGTCGCCCCCACCACGGTCGAGATCACCAAGATCGAGGCCGGTGCCCTCCAGGCCGCTCCCCGCCCGCGACGGATCTCCGCACGGGCCGCCATCCTCATCGGCGTCGGGGTGTTGTGGCTGCTCGCGTTCGCCCTCGCCCACGGCCAGGGCACGGACACGCTCCCCATGGCGGCACTGAACGACGTGCACGGCTTCTTCGACGCCGTGAAGAACTGGGTCGCGGACAACCGGTCCTCCAACGTCGTCCTCCTCGCCCTCGACGGCGTGCGCGTGGTCGTCAACGCCGTCGTGCAAGCACTGCTGGCGCTGCTGGCGGCGACCCCCTACGGCCTCGGCTACCCCGAGATCGGCTGGCTGGGCAGCGTCCTGCTCTTCGGCTGGATCGCGTGGGTGTTCGGCAACGTCCGCGTCGCCCTCCTCACCGTCGGCTTCCTCGTCGTCATCGGCGTGCAGGGGTTGTATCTCGAGGCCATGCAGACCCTCGCCATCACCCTGGCCGCGGTGTTCTTCTCGCTGCTGATCGGCATCCCCGTCGGGATCTGGACGGGGCGTTCGCGTCGCGTGGAGCGGGTGCTGACCCCGGTGCTCGATTTCATGCAGACGATGCCCACCTTCGTCTACCTCGCCCCGCTCGCGCTGATCTTCCTCATCGGCCCCGCCGCCGCGGTGATCGCGACCCTCATCTACGCGGCCCCTCCCGTCATCCGCCTCACCGCGCACGGCGTCCGCGACATCCCCGAGTCCATCGACGAGAGCGTCGCGTCCCTCGGCGCGACCCCGCGCCAGCGCCTGCGGACGGTCGTCCTGCCGCTGGCTCGCACCTCGATCGTGCTCGGCATCAACCAGACCACGATGGCCGCCCTGTCGATGGTCACGATCGCCGCCCTCATCGCGGCCCCCGGGCTCGGGCAGGTCGTCGTGCAGGCGCTGCAGTCGCTCAACGTCGGTCGCGCGTTCAACGCCGGTCTCGCCGTGGTGCTGCTCGCGATCGTGCTCGACCGCGTGACGACGGCGATCGGCCGGCGCGCCGACCCCGCTGTCGTCGCGGCGCGGCGCACCGCCGCCGTGTGGCCGCGCCGTATCGCCTACGCGGTGGGCGCGGTGATCGTCATCGTCGGCATCGTGCTCTCGCGCTCGCAGCTGTGGGCCGCGGTCTTCCCCCGCCAGATCGAGTTCGGCGACGTCATCGAGAGCGCCGTGAACGCGGCATCCGCGTGGGTCAACGCCACCATCGGCGGCGCGACGTCCGCCCTGCAGGAAGTCGTGACCACCGCCCTCATCAACCCGCTGCAGGCCCTGCTGGAGCAGTCGCCGATCGTCGTGGTGATGGCGGCGTTCACGGTCATCGCCTTCACCGCCGGTCGCTGGGCACTGGCGGGCGGCACCCTCGCCGGGATGCTCGTGGTGTGGCTGCTGGGCGTCTGGGGCCCCTCGATGGTGACGCTCGCCTCCACCCTCGTGGCCACGGCCCTCACCGTCGCCATCGCCCTGGTCGTCGGCGTCTGGATGGGCCGCGTGGCCCGGGTCGATGCGGCCATCCGACCGATCCTGGATGCCGCGCAGACCATGCCCGCGTTCGTCTACCTCGTGCCGTTCCTCGGCCTCTTCGGCCCCAACCGCTTCACCGCGATCGTGGCCGCGGTCATCTACGCCGCCCCGATCGCGATCAAGATCATCGCCGACGCGATCCGCCAGCTCCCCGACACGCTCGGTGAGGTGGCCCTGTCGACCGGCTCGAGCCCCTGGCAGGACGTCACCAAGGTGCAGCTGCCCATGATCCGGCACGCGATCACGCTCGCCGTGAACCAGGCCCTCATCTACGTGCTGGCCATGGTCGTCATCGGCGGCCTCGTCGGCGGTGGCGGTCTGGGCTACCTCGTCGTCGCCGGCTTCGTGCAGGTCGAGCTGTTCGGCAAGGGTCTGGCCGCGGGGCTCGCCATCGTGATCTGGGGCATGCTGCTGGACCGCACGACCCAGGCCTTCGCCCACCGCGCACCTCGCGCGTCCACCGCTCCCGCGGCGCCCGCACGGCGTCTCCGGAGATCCACCCTCACCCGAACACCCCGCACCGCTACCGCATGA
- a CDS encoding GNAT family N-acetyltransferase, translating into MTRVTAHMLEHRVADRRASRMAISASRGRGGRPVSPTATDISRLWTTPRARGHGVGATLVAAAVDGAVPPVRLSVWDWREPATRLYRRFGFEPVPSWDDRARLVCLERR; encoded by the coding sequence GTGACCCGAGTGACCGCGCACATGCTCGAGCACCGCGTCGCGGACCGACGCGCTTCACGCATGGCGATCAGCGCCTCGAGGGGGCGTGGTGGTCGTCCCGTATCGCCGACGGCGACCGACATCTCGCGCCTGTGGACGACGCCGCGCGCCCGCGGGCACGGCGTGGGAGCGACACTCGTCGCCGCCGCGGTCGACGGTGCCGTGCCGCCCGTGCGCCTGTCGGTGTGGGACTGGCGCGAGCCCGCCACCCGGCTCTACCGTCGGTTCGGCTTCGAGCCTGTGCCCTCATGGGACGATCGGGCGCGGCTCGTGTGCCTCGAGCGACGGTGA
- a CDS encoding quaternary amine ABC transporter ATP-binding protein encodes MSTITAPPLHSSAAAGVADFAVDGLWKVFGNNPEKVIDNPDFADLSTAEILERTGNVVAVRDLSFTVGRGEVFVIMGLSGSGKSTLIRCLTRLIEPTAGSITMRGDDLLGLGPGPLREFRRTKAAMVFQHFGLLPFRTVVDNIAYGLEIRGVGKAERRARALEMVSLVGLDGYEWRYPSQLSGGMQQRVGLARALAGDPDVLLFDEPFSALDPLIRRNMQAEIVRLHHDMGKTMVFVTHDLSEALKLGDRILIMRHGELQQIGTGADLVGAPANDYVADFVSDVPIASVLTLKWIARPGDTAPDAPALPADTVIADAIPIVLGSSIPVRVTDATGTVIGVVDRDAVLRAVAGERHPS; translated from the coding sequence ATGAGCACCATCACGGCACCACCCCTTCACAGCTCCGCCGCAGCCGGCGTCGCGGACTTCGCGGTCGACGGCCTCTGGAAGGTCTTCGGAAACAACCCCGAAAAAGTCATCGACAACCCGGACTTCGCCGACCTGAGCACCGCCGAGATCCTCGAGCGCACCGGCAACGTCGTGGCCGTCCGCGACCTGAGCTTCACGGTCGGTCGCGGTGAGGTGTTCGTCATCATGGGCCTGTCCGGCTCGGGCAAGTCCACCCTCATCCGCTGCCTGACCCGTCTCATCGAGCCGACGGCGGGCTCGATCACCATGCGCGGCGACGACCTGCTGGGGCTCGGACCCGGACCGCTGCGGGAGTTCCGCCGCACCAAGGCCGCGATGGTGTTCCAGCACTTCGGTCTCCTCCCCTTCCGCACCGTCGTCGACAACATCGCCTACGGACTCGAGATCCGCGGCGTCGGCAAGGCCGAGCGCCGCGCCCGGGCGCTGGAGATGGTCTCGCTCGTCGGCCTCGACGGATACGAGTGGCGCTACCCCTCGCAGCTGTCCGGCGGCATGCAGCAGCGCGTGGGCCTCGCCCGTGCCCTGGCCGGCGACCCCGACGTGCTGCTGTTCGACGAGCCGTTCTCGGCCCTCGACCCGCTCATCCGCCGCAACATGCAGGCGGAGATCGTGCGGCTTCATCACGACATGGGCAAGACGATGGTCTTCGTCACCCACGACCTCTCCGAGGCCCTCAAGCTCGGCGACCGCATCCTCATCATGCGCCATGGCGAATTGCAGCAGATCGGGACCGGCGCCGACCTCGTGGGCGCCCCCGCCAACGACTACGTCGCCGACTTCGTCTCCGACGTGCCGATCGCGAGCGTCCTGACGCTGAAGTGGATCGCCCGCCCCGGCGACACCGCCCCCGACGCTCCGGCCCTGCCCGCCGACACCGTGATCGCCGACGCGATCCCGATCGTCCTCGGCAGCTCCATCCCGGTCCGGGTGACGGATGCCACGGGCACGGTCATCGGCGTGGTCGACCGCGACGCGGTGCTTCGTGCCGTCGCCGGCGAACGGCATCCGTCATGA
- a CDS encoding L-serine ammonia-lyase has product MVVSAFDLFSIGVGPSSSHTVGPMRAALTFAERLRDAGQHERVVRVRIDLLGSLGATGRGHASDRAVLMGLEGHRPESCDPDLLRDIEERVRADGMLWLLGTHPVSFDVDADLVLDGRRSLPFHPNAVVFTASDASGAVLAEETFYSVGGGFVVTEAEAGGSRSHEEVFVAHPFRTADDLLARCDETGLSIAEIAFENELAHRDGDAVRAGLRAIWDVMSGCIERGVSTPGVLPGRLRVPRRAHDLARQLADEAGSTDGLRGTDWLTLFAMAVNEENAAGGRVVTAPTNGAAGVIPAVLAYYRRFVPGADDEGIMTFLLTAAAIGSIYKETASISGAEVGCQGEVGSACSMAAAGFAAVLGGTPRQIENAAEIGMEHHLGMTCDPIGGLVQIPCIERNGVAAVKAVTAARTALRGDGTHIVSLDNVIQTMRQTGADMNDKYKETSRGGLAVNVVEC; this is encoded by the coding sequence ATGGTCGTCAGCGCGTTCGACCTCTTCTCGATCGGGGTCGGTCCCTCGAGCTCGCACACGGTCGGGCCGATGCGGGCGGCCCTGACGTTCGCCGAGCGCCTGCGGGATGCCGGGCAGCACGAGCGCGTGGTCCGCGTGCGCATCGACCTGCTCGGCTCGCTCGGCGCCACGGGACGCGGCCACGCCTCCGACCGCGCCGTGCTGATGGGGCTCGAGGGGCACCGGCCCGAGTCGTGCGACCCCGACCTGCTGCGCGATATCGAGGAGCGCGTGCGCGCCGACGGCATGCTCTGGCTGCTCGGCACGCACCCGGTCTCGTTCGACGTGGATGCCGACCTCGTGCTCGACGGCCGGCGCTCGTTGCCGTTCCACCCGAACGCGGTCGTGTTCACGGCATCCGATGCGAGCGGCGCTGTTCTCGCGGAGGAGACCTTCTATTCGGTGGGCGGCGGGTTCGTCGTGACCGAGGCCGAGGCGGGGGGCTCCCGATCCCACGAGGAGGTCTTCGTCGCACACCCCTTCCGCACCGCCGACGACCTGCTCGCGCGCTGCGACGAGACGGGCCTGTCGATCGCCGAGATCGCGTTCGAGAACGAGCTCGCCCACCGCGACGGGGATGCCGTGCGCGCGGGGCTGCGGGCCATCTGGGACGTGATGAGCGGATGCATCGAGCGCGGTGTTTCGACCCCCGGGGTGCTCCCCGGCAGGCTCCGGGTGCCCCGTCGCGCCCACGACCTCGCGCGGCAACTCGCCGACGAGGCCGGCTCGACCGACGGCCTGCGAGGGACCGACTGGCTGACGCTGTTCGCCATGGCGGTCAACGAAGAGAACGCCGCCGGCGGGCGCGTCGTCACCGCCCCCACGAACGGGGCGGCCGGAGTCATCCCCGCCGTCCTGGCCTACTACCGACGGTTCGTACCCGGAGCAGACGACGAGGGGATCATGACGTTCCTCCTCACGGCCGCCGCGATCGGCTCCATCTACAAGGAGACCGCGTCGATCTCGGGAGCGGAGGTGGGATGCCAGGGCGAGGTGGGCTCGGCCTGCTCGATGGCGGCCGCGGGTTTCGCCGCCGTCCTCGGCGGAACGCCCCGCCAGATCGAGAACGCCGCCGAGATCGGCATGGAGCACCACCTCGGCATGACGTGCGACCCGATCGGCGGTCTCGTGCAGATCCCCTGCATCGAGCGCAACGGCGTCGCGGCGGTCAAAGCCGTGACGGCGGCTCGCACAGCTCTTCGCGGGGACGGCACCCACATCGTGTCGCTCGACAACGTCATCCAGACCATGCGGCAGACCGGCGCCGACATGAACGACAAGTACAAGGAGACCTCGCGTGGCGGCCTCGCCGTCAACGTCGTGGAGTGCTGA